The genomic region tattttatttttgtctttatatctgtaGCACCATGTAGAATGCCTGGCACTTAACGACTTGATTGCTcttgggaaaaaaatgatttaatttaggaaaaaaatgcttaattGAGATCTTGTTCTGCCTGTAGGCAAAATACTGGAAGTATGTGATTAGAACAAGAAATACCCTCAAACAgtgtatgtttttcttttatcctgtTTGACTAAGAGTAGGCCACAGAGAATTAATGTAATATGTAGGGATACCACAGCAGCAAAAAGTATGAGCCATTTGTTAAGGTGAATAGATTAAAAGGTTCACACAAAATTATATCTAAGCCATACAGCTCcgagctctttttttcttcattattcatcattttctagctctgacataGAATAGATAATAACTGACATGTTTCCATATATCCACCTAGGTACTTCATTGTACAGGTCACATTCGTGTGTATGATACCTGCAATAACCAGTCTCAGTGTGGGTATAAGAAACCACCTATGACCTGTTTGGTATTGATTTGTGAACCCATTCCTCATCCATCTAATATTGAAGTTCCTTTGGATAGCAAAACTTTTCTCAGTCGCCACAGCCTGGATATGAAATTTTCCTATTGTGATGAAAGGTAAGTTTTCTTTTGGACCACTCTGCCAATTAGTAAGCAATAAATCGTAGGCTTCAGTCTACTAACTTCTATGGTGCTTTAACAGTCTTGCAGATTGTTAGATTAAATTTGTACACTGAGAGGAAAATCCTCCACTTCTGTACCCTTTTGTTGTAGTCTTGAATGGGTGGGATCAAGGAAGAGGACTTTGGCATACCATTAATCCCTACTTATTTCTGAAGTTGAGGAGTAGAGAAGTAGACGTATAGCAGcagggtcaaaaaaaaaaaaaaaagaaagggcagCTCTGGCTCTTGAGAAATTTCAGTTCTGTTTTTCTAGTTTAGAGGTATTCAGTTCGAATAGTTTTCTCAGTTGTAAGCTTGGCTTAGGGAGTCCcttgtcctttctagctctaaattgaaattttatagttgtgttttctttttccattatgtTAGTATGGTACCTAACCTTCCACCTCCAACCCCCATTTTTAAGGCTGTTATAGTCTTAAAAAGCACAGGGTGttatgggaagaaagaaaaggctgTGCCACTTTAGTATTAAACCTAAACATTTCATTCTGAGCTAAGTCAGAGTAGTTGATGTTGGGGCATGGGACCATTTTACCTTATTTGCTGTAGACTAAACCCTGTCAGTTGACAGAGAAAGTACTCCTAAAAATTCTCCAGGGAAGAGTTCCCTATTCTCCTTTCTCCAATAAATTCCACTTTACCAATTCCTGTAGTTAGAGGCCAGCAGTCCTTGGGATGCTGTAAAAATTCCCTTTTTAAAAGAACCCCCCCCATGGAAATTTTAATTACAAAATAGATTTGAAAGGTGATATTTAAAAGTCACATAGTTCTTTTAAATTCCTAGCCCATTagttcatataaaatatttaatattcaatTTACTTTTCAGAAACACATGTATTATAAAACATGGGACTTAATTATtctaacaaatattttatatagaatcacagaattccaaAAGAATGCGAAAATATCTGTAAACTCttgaaaagaaattccatttattaTTTGAATGTACTGCTTATGAGTTGGATTGCCTGCATTCAGGTGGCAAATACATAGAAATTAGTAATAGATGCACTAATTAAAATTTTGTACTTAGACCTTTATGAAAATCTTTgtggaaaaaaattctttaaatatttagcaAAAACCATCAAAAGAAGGAAGCTGCTAAAAATAACTGCATCTGCAGCATTTTTTGATTTGTGGTATCTGTTAGACTAAtggataaaatatttggaagtgtATTGCCTGCTTTTCCTGACATTCATTTCCTATGTAATAGTGCCATCTGGTGGTCATAAAGTAGTTATTTATAGaacatttcctttttaaagactAACATACTTTCCTTATACCATAACAAACTATCATAGCTTTCAATTTCTAATCTGACAGTACTAACAGTATTCACCATTATTTACTTTTGGGAGAGAAAACTTATTTCCTGTAAGCATATTCTATTTAGTTATTTGCTTGTTGGCTAACCCAcgctttctttttactttctctatATCCATCTTGGTTGGAAATTTCATTTAACCTGATGCTGACAGACAGTAGAATATTAGTTGTTTATTATTACCATGAAGCAGGTTGCAGAGTAATAGGTTGGGGAAAATTAAATCACATTGTAATTAATAAGTCTGATATACAGTATGGCAGCTTAttttatttcaagtagatttttaaatcattatataaaCCTCATTCATAATTGAGcagatcagatgagatatatggaaatgctttataaactttaaatagctatgtaaatgttaggtgTTATTCAAATGTaagttcaaattattttttccaagcTGGATTAAAACACCTTGTGcattatctttgatttctttgctttCATGAAAAATGGAGGTGATTATTGGAATTTTATATTGAAAATTCTTGCAGGACCCTTAGTGATCACTATTTCCTACTGTACACCCCCAGTGATGTTTTTTAGCCCCAATAATTCATGGGTGGGGGGTAGGGCAGGTAGAGGAGGGAGATAGTGAGAGATTTTGCAGGGTTGTGAGATCCCTTTAAGAAATTCTAAGAAGGCTCTCTTACTTTGCACAGGTACCTCTTATATGCATACAGGCTATTGAGGAAGTTTCTGGTACTGTTTTGGATAGACTTGAGGCTTAAGCTTTCTTTGTGGTATTAAGAATGTAATTATAAACAACATTCAGATTTTATACCAgtcagatttggggaggggggaagtgtgGCCTATATTCAAAGTTATACCATAAGTGACAGCTTTCAAATTGGACTTCATTATCTTGCTCACAAATTGGATAGAATATTTGCAGTTAAATACTTactgaaacaaacaggaaaaGCTTTATTTATCATTTGTTCCAGGGTAGCTCTAATTCTGAACATACTTtggtgggttgggggtgggggaggaggaagaaggaataatTGTTGCTGTTTTGACTATTTTGAACTTGGAATTTTATACAAATAATGTATTTGGAAatgttattttatctttaaatttttatgttttttccttATGTTTTATCTAAAAGAATTACAGAGCTAATGGGATATGAACCAGAGGAACTTTTAGGTCGCTCAATTTATGAATACTACCATGCTTTAGACTCAGATCATCTGACCAAAACTCATCATGATAGTAAGTAAGACTGAACAGCTAacaaattctttaaatatttttcttattggAAACTTATTAGGTGGTAAAACATTTATGGGTTGGATTTAGGAAACAAATACCAGTTTCGGTGTAATCCAGtaagaaacaaaatttatttcatttcaaacGTAAACTGCAATAAAATATGATTGTACTCAATGGATCCTTATGAAATCACTAATCTTTGGACCCAAGACTAGTATAGGTGATGAACATAATgtacttttttttggtaatttcatAAGTGAGATCCAGCATTCATATATGCATAATTCCACACTAATTAATTATCATTGCAGGGCCACATAGTTTGTAACAGCCAGACAAGTTGGTATTTTATGGTAGAGAATAAAAGAGTTAATGGGTTGTCTCTTGATAGGGGATATAGGAGTCATAGTAAATAGCCTTGCCCCTACACCAAAGATCCAAATCTGTGGTTAGGGAGATCTCCAGTGGTGTTGGAAGTACAACCCTTACTGTTCCTTACATGATGGCTTTAAGTCATCATGCAGTTATCTGAATGTTAAAATTTAAGTCTGGGAATTTAAATGTCCTGATTTTTATGGTGGCAATGCCAGCTCCCTTCAGCATCATCTTCtatagagtatatatacacattgtgACCCTTtagtctctctccccctcatctTCTACATTAGCCCTTGAGGGAATGGAGTTGTTGTTGCTTCTTACAATTTTAAGTTGAAAGTTGGGGATGTGATGGTATACAGGGATTGATTTGATTGTGGGAGGGTTTAGTGatcaagttttatttttctccccacaGTTGAATTTTAAAGTGAAATTACCTCTTAAGGGAAGACATAAAAATGAAactaagaggaaaataaaatttctccccttttcctcggTAGCCACGTTTTCACTTTTGGAAAATAAACTTTGCATAaatttactttttcattcctaGTGTTTACTAAAGGACAAGTCACTACAGGACAATATAGAATGCTTGCCAAACGGGGTGGATACGTCTGGGTTGAAACTCAAGCAACTGTGATTTACAATACTAAAAACTCCCAACCACAATGTATAGTGTGTGTAAATTATGTTGTAAGGTAAGTTTGGTGCATAAATTCATTTGGTTTGGGGGAACTAAATGTAGTATTTTCTATAATGTCATTTCTGTTATGaaactgtttgctttttcttgttgTAGAGCAACAAACTATTTCACAGGCCTTTCTCTATTGTAATTCCCTACCTTTCCCTTGATGTAACAATATCTGGATAGTGTGCCATGTCCTCCAAGTTTCTATGAAGATGATACTTAATTCTACCCCTTTCActtctttaaaaatgtgtattAAGTCCTTACCAAGTGCAAGAAACTGCTCagggtacaaagaaaaataaacagtccctgtcctttgAATTTTCCCAGTCACTCTTATCTAGATGACATTTTTAACTGTTGCACTGTTTTGTCTAGCTCAGGTCAAATATGGGTTATTCATcccccttcataacctgactaTTATTtttatcctgggccctcttcctcTTTCGTCTGTACTATTTCAtatgatgatctcatcagctccaattatcatctctatgcttcTGATTCTCAAATCTTCTTATCCAGCCTAAACTTTCTGCTGACCTCTCCAGTCTCTTAtctctaattcttctttagatACGTAGAATtgaatgtcctgtagacatcttaaacttgtCAAAATTGAACTCATCGTCTTTCCCCCGAAACTTTCCCCTCTTCGAAACttcctattattgtcaagggcaccatGATCCAGTCCCCCAGGCTTACTACCTAAGTGTCATCTTTAACTTCTCACTATTTCTtacatcccaccccaccccaccccccttatgCAGTCTGTTGCCATAgcctattgattttaccttcaacatctttcaaatactcctctttttctcccctgacactgccaccactctagtgcaggccctccacctcatacctggactactaTAATAGCCTACAGGTAGGCTCCCCACTTCTGTCCATTTTCCAGTCAGCATCCAAAGTAATTTTTGTTGTCAAAGGAGATTGCTTCAAGCTTTCTTGCTCATAACTCCTTAGAACCCTTAGTAGCCTCTGCCCCTCAGATTGGAATGCTGGTGGAAAAGCCTAGCAAAGAAGACTTGGAAGCCCTGCAAACTCTTCATTTCCCAAAAGCTTCATGAATTTCACTCCACCATCATCATACTCCACCTTCCTCTTTCCGCCCACAGAAAATGGTCTGTGTTCCCAATAACCCTATTCTAAATTGGGAAGATAGAACAAACATACGAGTAAATGTGTGAATGTATTACATGAACTACAAGTTGAATACATAAATATAAGGAAATGGAATCTGGGGGTTATAGTGAAGATTTTTCTGGAggaagtaatttttaaaactatttaaaagaatttatagTGCTTATATGATTTGGCCAAGAAAGAATGAGGGTACTGGGTAAAGTAATGTGTGAAGGCATAGAGGTGAAAGTGAGCAAATAATATGCAGTACATAGGAAAGTAAATACATTCTCTTGGTTGAAACCATCTGGGGGAAGGAGGGTGATTGAAAAAGATGAACACATGAGCTAAGCAGAGTGGTTGGTGGAGTGTGCAGCTAAATGATATTTGCACTTGTCTTCATGTGGCAGTAACACAACATATCAAAGGATTCCTAAAATCCAGCTCTCCCATTAAGTTTTAACTGATTAATTGAAAAAGGGGCATTTATTTCCTTAAAATTGCAAAACTGACTTGGATCTTTGTTCCTGGTGTAAATATATAGTTAATTCTTGTATTTCTGTACATCCTTAATCTTGTCTATTAATTATCAATACATAGAGGGAAAGAACCATATCTATCTAAAGTAGATTTGACCAACCCAACAAACTGGCATTCagttaattattttaatgataGTGTACTTACGGAAAGATTATGTTAAACTCAGTAGTTCTTAGGGATTCAGTTTTCATCTCcagctgatgattctcagatctctttATCCAGTCTTAACCTGTCTCTTAAACTTTAGACTCtaatctccagctgcctattgaacatctcaaactggatgtcttgtaAATATCTTCTattcagcatgtctaaaactgaactcattatctttcttcccaaaccttCCCCACTTCtgaaattttatatattattctgAGGCCATCACTATCTCCCTGTCACCCAGGCTGGCAAACCTACATACTATCTTTAACTCCTCACTCAgtgcccaccccccaccccatgtctAATATAtttccaagtcctgtcaatttttcctttataacatctcttgcatgtgcctccttttcttcccctgacactgccaccaccctggtgtaggccctcatcacttcatatcTCAATTATTATCCTAGCCTGCTGGTTAGTGTGCGTACCACAAGCGTCttttccactccagtccatcctttactcaactgccaaattgatcttaaagctcaaatctgacctcatcttacccaccccacccctcaattCAGTCACCTCCTGTtgatcatctccaggatcaaataaatcCTCAAAACCCTTTATAGTCTGGTCCTCTTTCACCTTTCTAGCCCTCCTGTGTACTCTGAGATGCAGAGATACTggctctccttgctgttcctcaaacccAGCTCCAGGCACTCTTACTATCTCCCATATCTtcttcatttccacctcctggcttccctggcttttttcatttcataactaaaatcccatctcctacaAAAAgtcctttcctaattcccctttaacactagtgccttctctttattgatcatctccaatttatcctgcatttcatctttgtatatgATTGTTTTAATGTCTcacgttagactgtgagcttcttgagaacaggggctgtttttgtATCCTcgatacttagcacagttcttggctcATAGTAGatgtaaatgcttaatgactgtcTCATAAAGTCTCAAGATTATTTTACTCAGTCCATTCAGTTATTTGAGAGTAGATACTAATTTAGAAAGCTAGTGTTTCATTTGAGTTTTTAAGCCTAAGTGATATTTGCTATATAGATTAAGCTGTGAAAGTAAAACTAAATAACTTTCCTTTTTCATAAAATGTGTTATTAGcagattttattttaagaaagaatCATCCGAAGGTTTTACTTTATAGTATCAGATGCTCATTTAGAACTTACTAATATCTCTTTACCTTTGTCATAGTGGTATTGTTCAGCACGACTTGATTTTCTCCCTTGGACAAACAGAATGTATGCTAAAACCAGTGGAAGCAGTTGATATGAAAATAACTCAGTTGTTGACCAAGGTTGAAACAGAAGATACTAGCAGCCTTTTTGATAAACTTAAGAAGGAACCAGATGCTTTAACTTTATTAGCCCCGGCTGCTGGAGACACTATCATATCGTTGGACTTTGACAATAATGGTGGGTACATATTTAATAATGTACTTACTACCTAAGGTAATCCATATTTAGTAAACAGTGAGTGATATTACAGCTTTATTTATCATCCTTTATTGAACCAGGTGCTTAAAGACAGTTGTTTCAGGCTAAttttatatacagatatgtatgaaaatatatatacatgagtGTCAAATGTGTCATTTCTCTGGTAGGACCAGTAGAACAAAGAAGTAGCTCAGCAGTATTTCATGCTGGTATAACCAGTTgtaatcttttttcattttactggTTTTATTTTGTGGGCCTTAGCCACCTTCATAAATTTGCTTGTCTCTCTGCTACTCTTGTTTCCAAACATTTCCATTTCTGTTAACATTGCAGTTATATGCTGCAGTGTGCTCTCACTCATATAATGTTTGATGTGCTTTGCTTAATTTGGTATCCTTCACTCTTTTAATTTTTGAACTTGGGCAGTTTAACAGAATTGCATCACAATAAGTATTGTTTCATGAAAggctaaaaaaaaaccaaaactgttGCATATGCCCTCAGGCTCTGCAAATGAAAGCATTCCCAAACCAGAGTTTATACATATAGGGTATGGACAAGTTTTTTTCAATGATATGCGCAATTAGTACTTACTTTGAGTAgcatattaaaatatgaaaaatatacttAAGTACATCTGTATCCCATAACTTTTGAaaatttttctctctaaaaatgtttatagtataGTTTTTGTTGCCTGATAAAATTAACCAGGCATTCTATATATAGGGACATATATTTTTGAATTTAATGAGGTTATAAAGATATCCTACAGATTCATTTTTCCTCACCACCATTCCGTAAACAGATGAACAACAGCTTGAAGTTCCATTATACAATGATGTCATGCTCCCCTCATCTAGTGAGAAATTACAGAATATAAATTTGGCAATGTCTCCACTACCCACGTCTGAAACTACAAAACCGCTTCGTAGCAATGCTGACCCTGCACTCAATCAAGAAGTTGCACTAAAATTAGAGCCAAATCCAGAGCCACTGGAACTTTCTTTTACCATGCCTCAAATACAGGATCGTCCAGCTAGTCCTTCTGATGCAAGCACTAGACAAAGTTCGCCTGAGGTCAGTATCTTAAACTAGAATggcatatttttgttttctttcaaaactaAGTTTTTTAGGTATGAGAACTGAATCCTAGAAAtttgattaaaattttattttcaactcaAGCACTTAACTGTTTAGACATGGAATATTTATGTTCCAAAAAGGAGATAAATATGCAAACACAAATAATCAACGAGATAATTTCTAGAAGGGAGCACCAACTGGCGAAATCAGGAAGCTAAGTATTCTGAGAGGTAGAAGTGGGAGTGTATTTTAGATATTGGTGGGGAGGGCAAAGATGAGATTAGTGAAACACCTTATGCATTAGTTAAAATGTACAGTTCATGGTAGTATAAAGTAAGTTTGGAAAATAGGTGGGAACCAGACTCTACAAGGCTTGAAAGACCAGGTTGAGAATTCTGTACTTTATCATAGAGGCAATAAACAGGAaggcactgaagatttttgactAGGGAGGTACCGTGGACAGAACTCCGTCTTGGTAATATTagtttggcagctttgtggagagGATTGTAGAAGGGTGAAACTAGAAGCAGGGAagcaattaggaggttattaaaATTCTGgaagaaaggtgatgagggcctgaactggggTATTGGCAGGGTAAGTGGTAGGAAGGGATAAGGTGGCAAGACACATGGAGGTTGAAAGAACAAGACTTGACAAATTGGATATGGGAAATGAGTGAAAGGGGAAAATCAAGGATGACTCAGGGGGTTGTGAATCTAGGTGAatagaaaaatatttctagtggtgccctcaacagaaatagggacatTTGGAGGACGGTGGAATTTAGTAGGAAAGATGATAACGTTTGATTGTGGACCTGCTGAATTTAAGATACTCATAGGTCCAGGATGAACTGTTCAGCAGAAGGATAATGATGCAAAACTGCAGTTcagaagggagaaaagatcacAGGATAAAGCCTTGGTCAACACTCACACTTAAGAGGATAGAAGGTAGATAATGACATCAAAAATGACCCATAAGGAAGGTGGGAGAAGATAAGAGAACTAAGAGTAGTGTTATGGATGCCGACAGAATAGAGTGTTTctttcattgtgtttttttttttattttaattgacaCTTCtgtgcaaaatgactaatatggaaatgttttacataattgcagaCTGATTGCTTACTCTCTCAGGAAGGGGGGATGGATGagaaagatagaatttggaactcaaaactctaAATAAAAATGTCAGTACAAAAAGAAAGAGTATATCCAGGAAGAGGGGTGTGGTCAGTAATTTCAAGAGCTTCAAAGAGATCAGGTTGGAGCAGAGGCATGTttttgagttctgttttgaatgtgttgagtttgaaatgctgaTGGGGCACCCATATTGTCTGAGGAAAAACCATTGGACTTCGTAATTAAGATCAGTGATAATCTTAGCTGGTAGTGTAGTATGGCAGTTTCTTAACCTTCGGTAGGGTAGTAGAGTTAGAAGTCAGATAACAAAGGGTTGAAAAGCAGTGAAGtggaggtctttttttttttttctcccctaggAATTTGgatatgaaaaggaaaagggagaggactGGTAGCTTGAGGTGGTAAACTTCAGTAGAGTGGTAGGGTCAGAAACCAGATAAGGggctgagaaagaaaggaagtagagtTAAGTGGAGGTATTTTTTCCTTAGGAATTTAGatatgaaaaggagaaaggagaggactAGTAGCTTGAAGGGATAGTAATGAGTATCTAGTGAAaattttttaaggatgagagGAAATCTGAaccattattaagtacctaccatttACAATGCACTATTTGAGGCATttagatacaaagatgaaataatacaCTTCTTACACCCAAGGAACTTGTAATTCTAAGAAATTAGGGTGAAATCAAGTTGTTTACAATTAACCAGTCAGGAATAGGCAACAGAATCTGGTGTGATGCCGGAAGTTAAAATTAAGACAACCTCTGTATAGTTTGGCAGTACTACAGGGTgatcctaaagtctggacacataggcaaaaatgcatattttccagaaatgaaatgaatgaaattttcaaccacgttttatttaattggaatattaacaaataacatcttcaatatgatttccatcatttgtgatgcaaagattgatgcgCCTTTGCAacattcatgtgaacttgatgcaataactccacattgctgtcaattttagcacattcactcttggaatatgaaatcatatgatgttatttgaagttgaagatgttatttgttaatattccaattaaataaaatgttgttgaagattttaatcatttcattccttgaaaatatgcatttttgcctatgtgtccagactctaggaacaccctgtacatcaCACAAATCTTGACTTTAGGTATACAGAAAAATCTTATGTGAATATGTCCAACTCATCACTTTTTTGGCCATCAGTATATTGGCCAGCATACAGGTTTATCATTATTTAACTGCTCAAAACACGTGATAAAAGTTTTCTGGGCTTGGCTAGGTTCAGAAAGACAATTGGGCACTATTTTACTATCTCCAGAACTGGAATGATAAACTAGCTCATTTGTCTCTTCTCTTGTCTGTTGGTGAAGGCCTCACCAAAGAAATGGATATAAAATTGTATGTTCTtcaagaaatgttttgcatacatttaaaaatatatcaaaatgtgGAGATTTGGGGGAGAATAATAAgtataattcatttaatttacTTTTACAGCCTAGCAGTTCCAGTGAATATTGTTTTGATGTGGATAATGATATGGCCAATGAATTCAAGTTGGAATTAGTGGAGAAACTTTTTGCAGAAGACACAGAAGCAAAGAATCCTTTTTCTACTCAggtatgtaatattttttttttaattttggggtaaattatttatatatttcccAAAACACCTTTCTGTATGTTCATTCAGTATGCACTAAAAGTCGATTCTCATTCTGTCTGCTGCCATGTACATGGTAGAGCTAGCAAGTTTGAAGACTTTTATCCCTTCCATGTGGTTTGAGTGACTAGATGTGGTATATTTGTATGGTATATTTTTGGTAATGTTTTGAAAGTATAGACAGTTATTATACTAGTGTTACCAATTGAAAACTTTGTTCTCATGACAAAATATCTTGTATGTTTTTTTAAGGACACTGATTTAGACTTGGAAATGTTAGCTCCTTATATCCCAATGGATGATGACTTTCAGTTGCGTTCCTTTGATCAACTCTCATCATTAGAGAATACTTCTACAAGTTCTCAAAGTGTGAGCACCCCTAACATTTTTCAGCAGTCTCAAACACAAGAACACACTACCAGCGATGAAGTTAAAACAGTGAAAATAGAAGGtacagatgaaaataaaatattgattgCTTCTCCATATTCTGTTTACGTAATTAATGAACCTGCCAGTGACCCAGCATCACCATATGATGGGAATCGAAGTCGGACAGTCTCTCCTGACAGATCTGGAAAAGGAGTAATAGAACAAATGGAGAAATCTCATCCAAGAAGTCCTAATCTGTTGTCTGTCACTTTGAGTCAAAGGTATTAATACTCTTTATATAAAAAAGCTTTAGTTATTGAATAAAATTGAGTTTTTTATAATAGCATTaaattgtatttcaaaataattttgttgaAATTTAAAGCAAGTATGCTTAAAACTGCTTTcctaaatgtgttttttttttctttagtggattGTCAttgtctttgaaataaatattggGCAGTTAGGACACCTCTACTGTCTAATCCCTTGTTTTAGTTCCTTGTTTTAGTCTCGGTATTATTTTGAGAGCTTGTGTGTATAGCTACACCAAGAATTTGTTTAATCTGCACTTGCTACAATTATTATGTAACCACCCTAGCTGTTATTAACTTCTGGATATCCTAGTCCCTAGGTTTCTTCCTTAGCTCACTAGAAAAGTGTTTTGCTCTTATTCCCAGTTTACTTCAGCCATAGCTCCCAACTTACCCTTGCTATGCTGACATCATTCTCTTGTATCAGTAAGCTTTCTTCTCTATTCTGCTTCATTATGTATTCAACTGTGTTTGAGATTCCTGATCTGCTCAATCTTAATTGAAACTCTTAATATTAATTTCCCTAATCACTCTTCccctcttgtttatttttctttgagttgggcaacaaaaagaaataagaccATAGTATGTATATCTCCCTTTAAAATTTTATGAcatattatttaacttgaaacAAGTGGACCATTAactaaaatatgtatgtatattttgtagTTTTCATCTTGTtgatgcttcagtttcctttttctgtttcacTTACTTATGACTTGCAAAGGTACTTCTTCTTTTCAATGCAAATGTTTAGTATTTCAGCCACACTGCCTTAAAGAGATTTATTGGGGATAAGCTAAGTATCTAAATCCTAttcatagtatttttt from Trichosurus vulpecula isolate mTriVul1 chromosome 8, mTriVul1.pri, whole genome shotgun sequence harbors:
- the HIF1A gene encoding hypoxia-inducible factor 1-alpha, giving the protein MEGAEGANDKKKISSERRKEKSRDAARCRRSKESEVFYELAHQLPLPHNVSSHLDKASVMRLTISYLRMRKLLDAGDLEAEAEMEAQLNCFYLKALDGFVMVLTEDGDMIYMSENVNKCMGLTQFELTGHSVFDFTHPCDHEELREMLIYRNGPVKKGKEQNTERSFFLRMKCTLTSRGRTMNIKSATWKVLHCTGHIRVYDTCNNQSQCGYKKPPMTCLVLICEPIPHPSNIEVPLDSKTFLSRHSLDMKFSYCDERITELMGYEPEELLGRSIYEYYHALDSDHLTKTHHDMFTKGQVTTGQYRMLAKRGGYVWVETQATVIYNTKNSQPQCIVCVNYVVSGIVQHDLIFSLGQTECMLKPVEAVDMKITQLLTKVETEDTSSLFDKLKKEPDALTLLAPAAGDTIISLDFDNNDEQQLEVPLYNDVMLPSSSEKLQNINLAMSPLPTSETTKPLRSNADPALNQEVALKLEPNPEPLELSFTMPQIQDRPASPSDASTRQSSPEPSSSSEYCFDVDNDMANEFKLELVEKLFAEDTEAKNPFSTQDTDLDLEMLAPYIPMDDDFQLRSFDQLSSLENTSTSSQSVSTPNIFQQSQTQEHTTSDEVKTVKIEGTDENKILIASPYSVYVINEPASDPASPYDGNRSRTVSPDRSGKGVIEQMEKSHPRSPNLLSVTLSQRTTAIDEELNPKILALQNSQRKRKMEHEGSLFQAVGIGSLHQQPDDPGATISLSWKRVKGCKSSEQNGAEQKTVILIPSDLVSRLLGPSMDESGLPQLTSYDCEVNVPIQGNRNLLQGEELQRALDQLN